In a single window of the Pseudopipra pipra isolate bDixPip1 chromosome 21, bDixPip1.hap1, whole genome shotgun sequence genome:
- the ZNHIT3 gene encoding zinc finger HIT domain-containing protein 3, whose amino-acid sequence MRAAGPCGECGETGTGRYRCPRCASTYCSVRCCRTHRERCAPHSSQERDRERGREKGPPAAPPSPAHGPWSLEDILGEEDEQDRVPLQKLKLLGESEELRALLLNPHLRQLLLTIDQAEDKSSLMRRFMQEPLFVEFADCCLRIVEPPEKENILPE is encoded by the exons ATgagggcggcggggccgtgcggggaGTGCGGGGAGACGGGCACGGGCCGGTACCGGTGTCCGCGCTGTGCCAGCACATA CTGTTCCGTGCGGTGCTGCCGGACCCACCGCG AGCGCTGCGCGCCGCATTCCAGCCAGGAGCGGGACAGGGAGCggggcagggagaagggtccccccgcggccccgccgagccccgcaCACGGCCCCTGGTCCCTGGAGGACATCCTGGGCGAGGAGGATGAGCAGGACCGCGTCCCGCTGCAGAAACTCAAGCTTTTAG gggAATCAGAAGAACTGAGGGCTTTGCTGCTGAACCCACACCTCCGGCAGCTGCTCCTCACCATCGACCAGGCAGAAGACAAAAGCTCCCTCATGAGGAGGTTCATGCAGGAGCCCCTGTTTGTGGAGTTTGCAGATTGCTGCCTGAGGATTGTGGAGCCTCCCGAGAAGGAGAACATCCTCCCCGAGTGa